One stretch of Narcine bancroftii isolate sNarBan1 chromosome 8, sNarBan1.hap1, whole genome shotgun sequence DNA includes these proteins:
- the rilpl2 gene encoding RILP-like protein 2 yields MEELAAASAFDKDPFELTAENVYDISYIIGRDLIKLDSAEGCGRVAELQYKIIRVLEMLECLVNKHKVTVETLTTERDNLRTETERLNRELQQAVRNSKQIIGPDRLADNDDPDRPRFTLQELRDVLHERNKLKAQLHVAQEELECYRNGLIGTKESQIGEMNESAPSGGSEQPMIKKLLSPRHRKNP; encoded by the coding sequence ATGGAGGAATTGGCTGCCGCCTCGGCGTTTGACAAAGACCCATTCGAGCTCACGGCTGAAAATGTCTACGATATCTCGTACATCATTGGGCGCGATTTAATCAAACTCGACAGCGCGGAAGGCTGTGGGAGAGTCGCCGAGTTGCAGTACAAGATCATCCGAGTCTTAGAGATGCTGGAGTGTCTGGTGAATAAGCACAAGGTCACGGTGGAGACGCTGACAACGGAACGAGACAATCTGAGGACCGAAACGGAAAGACTGAACAGGGAACTGCAACAGGCTGTTCGCAATTCAAAGCAGATCATCGGGCCGGACAGGCTTGCAGACAACGATGACCCAGATCGACCACGTTTCACTCTGCAAGAACTGCGAGATGTGTTGCATGAAAGGAACAAACTGAAGGCTCAGCTGCACGTGGCGCAAGAAGAACTTGAGTGTTACAGGAACGGATTAATCGGCACCAAAGAATCCCAAATCGGAGAAATGAACGAGTCCGCCCCGAGTGGTGGCAGTGAACAACCCATGATTAAAAAGCTCCTTTCCCCTCGCCATCGAAAAAACCCTTAA